A window of the Sporosarcina sp. FSL K6-2383 genome harbors these coding sequences:
- the tadA gene encoding tRNA adenosine(34) deaminase TadA encodes MTTFEKDRRYMQLAVEEAMKAQAIGEVPIGAIIVHNDQVIARAHNLRETTQNAVTHAELSAIQEACQEIGSWRLEDTTLYVTLEPCPMCAGAILQSRIPRVVYAARDPKGGCVDSLYRLLNDPRFNHECDVVEGVLADECGEMLTTFFKAIRERKKNAKKEAAQKVE; translated from the coding sequence ATGACTACATTTGAAAAAGATCGACGATATATGCAACTGGCAGTAGAAGAAGCGATGAAGGCGCAAGCGATTGGAGAGGTACCAATAGGCGCAATCATTGTCCATAATGACCAAGTCATTGCGCGTGCACATAATTTGCGGGAAACTACGCAAAATGCTGTCACCCATGCAGAACTATCCGCCATTCAAGAAGCCTGTCAGGAAATCGGTAGCTGGCGGCTAGAAGATACGACGTTATACGTCACGCTTGAACCATGCCCAATGTGCGCAGGTGCAATTTTACAATCCAGAATTCCACGCGTTGTTTACGCCGCCCGCGATCCGAAGGGCGGTTGTGTCGACTCATTATATCGTCTGTTGAACGACCCACGCTTCAATCATGAATGTGATGTAGTCGAGGGTGTGTTGGCAGATGAATGTGGCGAGATGCTGACGACTTTTTTCAAGGCGATAAGAGAACGTAAAAAGAATGCAAAAAAAGAGGCGGCGCAAAAAGTCGAATGA
- a CDS encoding deoxynucleoside kinase: MSVPFIAVEGPIGVGKTSLSTAIADRQQFHQLKEIVDENPFLNKFYDNIEEWSFQTEMFFLCNRYKQLSDIKNEILVEEKSVVADYHIFKNLIFAKRTLRPEEYVKYEEIYKILTKDMPVPNVIVYLHASLDTLMKRIGMRGRDFEKNMDPAYMEQLSEDYETFITYFETAHPEIPVLRFNGDELDFVNNAQDLQFILDTVDATIQKGVTVNELT; encoded by the coding sequence ATGTCGGTTCCGTTCATAGCGGTCGAAGGTCCGATTGGTGTTGGAAAAACATCACTTTCCACGGCGATTGCAGACAGACAACAATTCCATCAGCTAAAAGAAATTGTGGATGAAAATCCATTTTTAAATAAATTTTACGATAACATTGAGGAATGGAGCTTCCAAACCGAAATGTTTTTTCTCTGTAACCGCTACAAACAGCTTAGTGATATTAAAAACGAAATTTTAGTAGAAGAGAAATCAGTTGTTGCTGATTATCATATTTTCAAAAACCTCATTTTTGCGAAACGTACACTACGTCCCGAAGAGTATGTGAAGTACGAGGAAATCTATAAAATTTTAACCAAGGACATGCCTGTACCGAACGTGATTGTCTACCTACATGCGAGCTTAGATACGCTCATGAAACGAATAGGTATGCGTGGTCGTGATTTCGAGAAAAACATGGACCCCGCTTATATGGAGCAGCTATCAGAAGACTACGAGACGTTCATCACTTATTTTGAAACGGCACATCCTGAAATTCCTGTGCTTCGATTCAATGGAGATGAGCTAGACTTCGTGAATAATGCTCAGGATTTGCAATTTATTTTAGATACCGTTGATGCAACGATACAAAAAGGAGTAACTGTGAATGAACTTACGTGA
- a CDS encoding deoxynucleoside kinase gives MNLREKYGIPNNAVITIAGTVGVGKSTMTQALADALNFRTSFENVDQNPYLDRFYDDFEKWSFHLQIYFLAERFKEQKRIFEYGGGFIQDRSIYEDTGIFAKMHQEKGTMDPVDYETYTNLFEAMVMTPYFPHPTLLVYLEGSLDEIVARVQERGRPMEQQTPISYWEEMHGRYDKWINSFNTCPVLRLNINDYDLIKNPQAVETIVERIGYMLDQTAFLRK, from the coding sequence ATGAACTTACGTGAAAAATATGGTATTCCAAATAATGCTGTCATTACAATTGCTGGGACGGTTGGTGTTGGGAAATCGACGATGACACAGGCACTTGCAGATGCACTGAATTTTAGGACATCCTTTGAAAATGTCGATCAGAATCCGTATCTCGATCGTTTTTATGATGACTTTGAAAAATGGAGCTTCCATTTGCAAATTTACTTCTTGGCGGAGCGTTTTAAAGAGCAGAAGCGTATTTTTGAATATGGCGGTGGGTTTATCCAAGACCGTTCAATTTATGAGGATACAGGGATTTTTGCGAAAATGCATCAGGAAAAGGGTACGATGGATCCTGTTGATTATGAAACATATACAAATTTATTTGAGGCAATGGTGATGACGCCATATTTCCCGCATCCGACATTACTTGTATATTTGGAAGGGTCGCTGGATGAAATTGTGGCACGTGTTCAAGAGCGTGGTCGTCCAATGGAGCAGCAGACGCCGATTTCCTACTGGGAAGAGATGCACGGACGCTATGATAAGTGGATCAATTCATTCAATACATGTCCAGTGCTGCGACTGAATATTAATGATTATGATCTGATTAAAAACCCACAAGCAGTAGAAACAATTGTCGAACGTATTGGGTATATGCTTGATCAGACAGCATTTTTGAGGAAATGA
- a CDS encoding acetylglutamate kinase: MNHYWGRVYLYCYPMQPCLIGPLDCVNKAEAALRSTMRRLWGEHTTWTRAAVSSLIFTLPDVSFVVARLFRTAIDLGGALRPFYGDEVAKRYSQLLTRYITLVGDFINATLVGNVEKAATIEKNWFRNGTEITLFLSNINPYLSAVEFQEMFDEQLMLIKQGMMSVFDKDFKASVDLFDLMEIGVLEMSDTITDAIVKQFPYKFMSVYG, encoded by the coding sequence GTGAATCATTATTGGGGGAGAGTGTATTTATACTGTTATCCGATGCAGCCGTGTTTAATAGGGCCGTTGGACTGTGTGAATAAGGCTGAAGCTGCATTGAGAAGTACAATGCGGCGTTTGTGGGGAGAGCATACTACCTGGACGAGGGCTGCTGTCAGTAGTCTTATTTTTACATTGCCGGACGTTAGCTTTGTTGTAGCACGTCTTTTTCGTACAGCAATCGATTTGGGTGGTGCATTACGACCTTTTTACGGTGATGAGGTAGCCAAGAGGTATAGTCAATTGTTAACAAGGTATATCACACTAGTAGGTGACTTCATCAACGCTACATTAGTAGGAAATGTAGAAAAGGCAGCGACGATAGAAAAAAATTGGTTCCGTAATGGAACGGAGATTACGCTATTTTTAAGTAATATTAACCCTTACCTATCAGCAGTAGAGTTTCAGGAGATGTTTGACGAGCAATTGATGCTCATCAAGCAAGGGATGATGAGTGTATTCGACAAAGATTTTAAAGCGAGCGTAGACCTATTTGACTTAATGGAGATAGGTGTTTTAGAAATGTCGGATACGATAACGGATGCAATTGTTAAGCAATTTCCCTATAAGTTCATGTCGGTGTACGGATGA
- a CDS encoding aspartate kinase → MKVSKFGGTSVASAEQIKKVAAIVTSDPARKIIVVSAPGKRFGDDEKVTDLLIRLAEQALTDKETAHELEEVVNRYRLIAEGLGLSEEIVHVIEQDLQQRLGRDKNDPVLYMDYLKASGEDNNAKLIAAYFKHIGMDAKYICPKEAGLLVNDRPERVRALPEGDERLVKLRDEPGIVVFPGFFGYTEDGTLRTFNRGGSDITGSLLAAATEAELYENFTDVDSVFAANPTVVDNPIAIDKMTYREMRELAYAGFSVFHDEALMPAFRRSVPVCIKNTNNPEAPGTLIVKERNNSTQPVIGIAADDGFSTLFVDKYLMNQEIGFGRRLLQILEEEEIPFEHTPSGIDNLSVILRSKFINEDKEARIIQRVKEELKADDVHVQNDFSMIVLVGEGMRHSTGLAARAASAVARTGASIQMINQGSSEVSLVFGVHKKDETKILKELYAEFFVKSTVLS, encoded by the coding sequence ATGAAAGTATCTAAATTTGGGGGAACATCCGTCGCATCAGCTGAGCAAATCAAAAAAGTAGCAGCCATCGTCACATCTGACCCTGCACGTAAAATTATTGTCGTCTCGGCACCTGGTAAAAGATTTGGTGACGATGAAAAAGTAACAGATTTACTCATTCGCCTTGCAGAACAGGCACTTACTGATAAAGAAACAGCTCACGAACTTGAAGAAGTCGTCAATCGTTATCGACTGATTGCTGAAGGACTTGGTCTTTCTGAGGAAATCGTCCACGTCATCGAACAAGATTTACAACAACGTCTTGGAAGGGATAAAAATGATCCCGTTCTCTATATGGATTATTTAAAAGCATCCGGTGAAGATAATAATGCAAAGCTTATTGCCGCCTATTTCAAACATATCGGCATGGATGCCAAATACATATGTCCTAAAGAAGCAGGACTGCTCGTCAATGATCGACCTGAGCGTGTACGTGCTTTGCCAGAAGGCGATGAACGCCTCGTCAAATTGCGCGATGAACCCGGCATCGTCGTCTTCCCAGGCTTTTTCGGCTACACAGAAGACGGAACACTCCGTACATTCAATCGAGGGGGGTCCGATATTACAGGATCACTGCTAGCAGCAGCAACGGAAGCTGAACTCTATGAAAACTTCACAGACGTCGACTCCGTCTTTGCGGCCAATCCAACAGTTGTCGATAACCCCATTGCCATCGACAAAATGACTTACCGTGAAATGCGAGAACTAGCCTATGCAGGATTTTCTGTCTTCCACGACGAAGCATTGATGCCCGCATTCCGTCGGTCTGTTCCTGTATGTATTAAAAATACCAATAACCCGGAAGCACCCGGCACATTGATTGTGAAAGAGCGTAATAATTCCACTCAGCCTGTTATCGGCATTGCAGCAGACGATGGATTTTCTACACTGTTCGTTGACAAATATTTAATGAACCAAGAAATTGGGTTCGGACGCCGCCTACTGCAAATTTTAGAAGAAGAAGAAATTCCGTTCGAACATACACCATCCGGCATTGATAACTTATCTGTCATCCTGCGAAGCAAATTCATCAATGAAGATAAAGAAGCACGTATCATTCAGCGCGTCAAAGAGGAACTAAAAGCAGATGATGTTCATGTCCAAAACGACTTCTCCATGATTGTGCTCGTTGGTGAAGGTATGCGTCATTCAACAGGACTTGCTGCACGTGCCGCCTCTGCCGTCGCACGTACAGGTGCTAGCATCCAAATGATTAACCAAGGGTCTTCCGAAGTGAGTTTGGTCTTTGGCGTTCATAAGAAAGACGAAACGAAAATTTTGAAGGAGTTGTATGCGGAGTTTTTTGTTAAATCTACTGTACTTTCCTAA
- a CDS encoding homoserine dehydrogenase, which translates to MKNEINIGLLGFGVVGSGVAKILENHQEDLRHKLGVPVEIKKVLVKDQHKKRDTALSSDIFTTDLNEILEDPSIDLIVEVIGGTCEAKEAIESSLRAGKGVVTANKDVMAEYGPGLLQLADDNKCDLFYEASVGGGIPLIRTLEDGLASDRISALTGIVNGTTNFILTKMKHDKMSYEDALAEATELGFAEADPSADVDGIDAARKMVILASLAFSTEVLLEDVFVRGLKEIRDGDLELAEQFGYTVKLAGSAKKNSDGIEVAVEPVLFPNSHPLASVNNEFNAVYVYGDAVGETMFYGPGAGSLPTATSVTGDIVAACRNLLMGVNGKRPHAPQYERKVKSDETKLARYFHRIRVRDEIGVLTKLTAIYSSQGASLATVIQHSDKTETDADLIFITHQISRKQHLNIVAELNQTPEVIGLLSHYRVEGE; encoded by the coding sequence ATGAAAAATGAGATTAATATTGGATTATTAGGATTTGGAGTTGTAGGAAGTGGCGTCGCTAAAATCTTAGAAAACCATCAAGAAGACTTGCGCCACAAGCTTGGTGTACCTGTGGAGATTAAAAAAGTTCTTGTGAAAGATCAACATAAAAAAAGGGACACCGCGTTGTCGTCAGATATTTTCACAACGGATTTAAATGAGATACTAGAAGATCCATCTATCGATCTCATTGTAGAAGTGATTGGTGGGACGTGTGAGGCGAAAGAAGCCATTGAGAGTTCACTGCGTGCAGGAAAAGGCGTTGTGACAGCTAATAAAGATGTGATGGCGGAATATGGCCCAGGGCTGTTACAGCTAGCGGATGATAATAAATGTGATCTATTTTATGAAGCAAGTGTTGGTGGTGGGATTCCGCTGATTCGCACGTTGGAAGATGGTTTGGCATCTGATCGGATTAGTGCATTGACAGGTATCGTGAACGGTACGACGAACTTTATCCTTACGAAGATGAAGCATGACAAGATGAGCTATGAAGATGCATTGGCAGAGGCAACAGAGCTTGGTTTTGCGGAAGCAGATCCCTCAGCAGACGTTGACGGTATTGATGCTGCGCGTAAAATGGTGATTTTGGCTTCACTGGCATTCTCAACAGAAGTCCTTTTAGAGGATGTGTTTGTCAGGGGACTAAAAGAAATTCGCGACGGTGATTTGGAGCTTGCGGAGCAATTTGGCTATACAGTGAAGTTGGCAGGGTCTGCTAAGAAGAATTCGGATGGTATTGAAGTGGCAGTTGAGCCCGTTCTGTTCCCAAATTCACATCCATTGGCATCAGTGAACAATGAATTCAACGCGGTATATGTGTATGGAGATGCAGTTGGGGAGACAATGTTCTATGGTCCTGGTGCTGGTTCGTTACCGACTGCAACATCTGTTACAGGCGATATTGTAGCCGCATGTCGTAATTTACTGATGGGCGTCAATGGGAAGAGGCCACACGCTCCTCAATATGAACGTAAGGTGAAAAGTGATGAAACGAAGCTGGCGCGTTACTTCCATCGCATTCGTGTGAGGGATGAGATTGGTGTTCTTACGAAGCTGACAGCTATTTATAGTAGTCAAGGTGCAAGTTTAGCGACGGTTATTCAGCACTCCGATAAAACAGAGACTGATGCGGATTTGATTTTCATTACACATCAAATTTCTCGTAAACAGCATTTAAATATTGTCGCTGAATTAAATCAAACACCAGAGGTCATTGGCTTACTAAGTCATTACCGAGTTGAGGGGGAATAA
- the thrC gene encoding threonine synthase translates to MRRWNGLIDEYKEWLPVTEETPALTLQEGNTPLIHLTNLSKQWGIELYVKTEGTNPTGSFKDRGMVMAVAKAKEEGKEVLICASTGNTSASAAAYGARAGMRTIVVIPEGKIALGKLAQAKMYGAEIVEIAGNFDVALDMVREAGEGKVAVVNSINPYRLEGQKTIAFEAIEQLGRVPDIFALPVGNAGNISAAWKGFKEYAERKGTALPALLGVQADGAAPIVYDRVFENPETVATAIRIGNPASWQLAKGALAESNGAILSVTDEEILEAYSLIASTEGVFAEPGSCATIAGIKKRLDAGMIEKGSTIVGVLTGNGLKDPETAIRVNEQKSLLSRDQFDALLNELKEGAK, encoded by the coding sequence ATGAGAAGATGGAATGGATTGATTGACGAGTATAAGGAATGGTTGCCAGTGACGGAGGAAACGCCGGCATTGACGTTACAGGAAGGAAATACACCACTCATTCACCTAACGAATTTGTCTAAACAATGGGGAATCGAACTTTACGTGAAAACGGAAGGGACGAATCCGACTGGATCTTTCAAAGATCGTGGGATGGTGATGGCGGTTGCGAAGGCCAAAGAGGAAGGGAAAGAAGTCCTTATTTGTGCATCGACTGGGAATACATCGGCATCTGCCGCGGCATATGGCGCGCGTGCAGGGATGCGGACGATTGTTGTTATTCCTGAAGGGAAAATTGCACTTGGGAAATTAGCACAAGCGAAAATGTACGGGGCAGAAATTGTAGAGATTGCTGGTAACTTCGACGTGGCGCTTGATATGGTTCGGGAGGCGGGCGAAGGAAAAGTAGCAGTTGTGAACTCTATTAACCCGTATCGCTTGGAGGGCCAGAAAACGATTGCTTTTGAAGCGATTGAGCAGCTTGGGAGAGTGCCGGACATTTTTGCATTACCAGTAGGGAACGCAGGCAATATTTCAGCGGCTTGGAAAGGCTTTAAAGAATACGCAGAGCGCAAAGGAACTGCTTTACCAGCGTTGCTTGGTGTACAGGCAGACGGGGCAGCACCGATTGTCTATGACCGTGTATTTGAAAACCCTGAAACAGTTGCAACAGCAATCCGTATCGGTAATCCTGCGAGCTGGCAATTGGCGAAAGGTGCACTTGCAGAATCGAACGGCGCAATTTTGTCAGTAACGGATGAAGAGATTTTGGAAGCATACAGCTTGATTGCTTCAACGGAAGGTGTTTTTGCTGAACCAGGATCATGTGCAACGATTGCGGGCATTAAAAAGCGTCTGGATGCGGGAATGATTGAAAAAGGTTCAACGATTGTTGGTGTGTTGACAGGGAATGGGCTGAAGGATCCTGAGACAGCAATTAGGGTGAACGAACAGAAGTCATTACTGTCACGTGATCAATTTGACGCGTTATTGAATGAATTGAAAGAAGGAGCAAAGTAA
- the thrB gene encoding homoserine kinase, which produces MGEANFSVVVPATTANLGPGFDSIGLALALYMTVDVKLAEEWFVQYEGEEYQGLASGEDNLIVTTIQYVAKRYNRVVTPQQLVVRSDIPLGKGLGSSATAIAGGIEIANQLLKLSLSSKDKVLIGSELEGHADNVSAALLGGVTISYFDGGEIDVIHLPEPQIGVIILVPPKALPTKESRGLLPGELPHAVAISGSAASSVMTAAIAQGDWETAGKMMEKDIFHEPYRKPLFPDFEKIRSTSRDYGAYGMTISGAGPSLFIAVKQGEEAGVASKLAAEFPYYDCLTIKPSIAGAIVR; this is translated from the coding sequence ATGGGGGAAGCCAATTTTTCAGTCGTCGTACCCGCTACGACGGCCAATCTTGGCCCAGGCTTTGATAGCATTGGACTTGCGCTTGCTTTATATATGACGGTTGATGTCAAGTTGGCAGAAGAGTGGTTTGTTCAATACGAGGGTGAAGAGTACCAGGGTTTGGCCAGCGGGGAAGATAATCTGATTGTGACGACGATTCAGTATGTGGCGAAACGTTATAATCGAGTGGTCACTCCGCAACAGTTGGTTGTTCGATCGGATATCCCACTTGGAAAAGGGCTTGGCAGTAGCGCAACAGCAATTGCAGGTGGCATTGAAATTGCGAATCAGTTGCTTAAACTGAGTCTTTCATCTAAGGATAAGGTGTTGATTGGTAGCGAATTAGAAGGCCATGCCGACAATGTGTCAGCTGCGTTACTGGGCGGTGTGACGATTTCTTATTTTGACGGGGGTGAGATCGACGTTATTCATCTACCGGAACCTCAAATCGGTGTTATCATCCTTGTTCCACCAAAGGCATTACCGACGAAAGAGTCGCGCGGGCTCCTTCCAGGCGAATTACCACATGCAGTCGCGATTTCAGGTAGTGCTGCAAGTAGCGTGATGACGGCAGCTATCGCACAAGGAGACTGGGAAACCGCAGGCAAGATGATGGAAAAGGATATTTTTCATGAGCCTTATCGCAAGCCTTTATTTCCAGATTTTGAGAAAATTCGTTCCACTTCTCGTGATTACGGAGCATATGGAATGACGATTAGTGGTGCTGGTCCATCGCTGTTCATCGCAGTGAAGCAGGGGGAAGAGGCTGGCGTAGCTAGTAAACTAGCGGCTGAATTTCCTTATTATGACTGCTTAACAATTAAGCCATCTATTGCAGGTGCCATCGTTCGGTAA